The genomic window ATCCTCTGTTTTATGTGCCTGGAACTATACCTTACATCTATGAAATGACTTGTGTAGGTTGTGTTGATCTACCTTCAGCACTTTAATGCCCGTCCTgttcttattttcctctgtcCAGGTCGCTGAATCAGACAGACTGTCCTATGTTGGAAATAATTTTGGAGCGGGGTCAATGAAATGTAACAACCTTTGCAAGTAAGTGAATGCAGCATATTTTGAGAAATTATAACAACACTGTTAATAGGATTAATAATAAGTATATGTTCGGTGTCTGCTGTAGATATTATGTTGGAGTGTTGAACAGACAGACCATGCAAATGGAGGTGCACAGCGCTCAGCTCTTCAACATGCAGCCTGTTATACCAGGTAAGGGAAGCACTCAGCATGTACTGATTACTATGTTGAATGTAACATTTAAGTTTAatgttgtttgattgtttgcACAACCCAAGTGACTGAGGACTTTCCAGAACAACCAGATCATCTTTTGAAAGTACAATGTGATAATTTTGGCTTGAGAGCTTCTCAGTGCAAATTGTGTTCACAATGATTTTCACCAGGAGAGGCAGATGAGGCTGCAAAATCCCAGGACACTACTCAGACCTACAGAGACAAGGTAccatgttctgtttttcttagaAGAAGAGAAGGTTGGACCAGATTAAGAAGAAGCTTGatataaatgttttctctttagGTTGACTCTTTGATCGAGGCGTTTGGCACCAACAAACAGAAGAGAGCTTTGAGCTCCCGCAGGCTGAATCAGGTGGGCAGTGACACCCTGCACCAAGCCGTGGCTAAAGCTGCCAATAATGTGATCGACCAGAAGGGTCTGGAAGGTAAGCTACGCAGTCAGTGTGTCTAAGTCATTGGGTATGGAAGCCAGTAGCCTAAAAATGAATGTCATtcttatgtcatttttttcttctctcgctctccctctcctcagctCTACAACATGAGGTTGCTGAGACAGAGTCCCAGGGAGATCTGGCTCTCCACCTGCCTCCCTGCAATGCAGATGCAGACAAACCTGAGAACGTCTACCTATTTGACGAACGTATCCTTCATttgctctgagtgtgtgttactAAGGCAATGCAAGAACTGCTGGgtttctttgttgtgttgtcCGTCCTTAATCAGTGTCCACAGTCTTGAGTCCAGTGGAGTTTGGTGCTCTGGAGCAGGCTGGTTCCAAGATGGCAGCACTCACTCCtgaggagctgcagaagatGAGAGATGATGGAGGGTAGGGCAATGAGGGGCGCACACTTACTGAGATATTTTATTAAGCTGCATGTGTTTCCTTCCATTCTAATTTggtttgtacttttttttaaggtgtctgtgtgttgttaaTCACCTGGAGAAAATGCCAGCCGTGGGTGAAGCCAGAGATAAAGTAGCACGCTGTACCTTCTACCTTTCTATGCTGCTCAAAATGGCACGGCAAAAGAGCATCACCCGGAAGTGTGAGTAAGCCTTTATCATATGTTATGTGTGTCAtaagtaacaataataataaattatatatatgtgtgtgtgtgtgtgtgtgtgtgtgtgtgtgtgtagttgggCAGGAGGAAGGCTGCCCTCGCATCATTCAGAGCAAACTGTTCAGAACATTTACTGTGGAGACTTTCAACAATGGCAGGTACGATGACAGTTTTTTCTTCTACATGTtgataatttaataaaatactTTCAGGAACAACATTTGCTTTGCAGATACCTCATTTGAGAATAAGCACCCTGTGAACATGTATTTCATAACCACAAGATTTCTGGAACTTGATTTGGTTGGATTAAATTAGCAGctttatattaaaaatacattgaaaataGATAAAGTGGCTGCATGTCTCTTGTAGTATGAAACCCAGTATGACACTATATATCCGTAGACCCTTGATCCAGATACGAAACAGGGATCcactgttagcatgttaatatgAGCTGCACACTGGCCTAACTGTATATTCACTGAATTTGACCACTCAGGGTCATGAACATTGTGTCAACATCAATGCGAGCAAAATTAGCAGCCTACTCCCTGGCCCTGCTGCTGCATATGGATCACATGACTGCTGACCTCACATTACTGCACCGTGACCTGGGAATCACTGAAGccaggtgagaaaaaaaaaagtagaaatttaagtatgtgtattgttttttaaagtgtaaCACATTGTGTTGCAGTATGCTACAAATACCATGTGTTACACTGTGTTACAGGAAGGCTATCGTTCTCCATAGTGTTAAATTGTGCCATTCTTGTTGTATACAAATGATTTTCACACCACATAAAACACTGTGACAATATGAGGTGCAATATAGTAAATTTGCTGTTTTACCTGATTAATATACTTTCCTGTAGGATGATTGAAATTGCAAAGTCAATGGGACTGACCTTAAGTAGACCAGCTCGGGGGAAGAGTGAGGAAGCTGGACTGCAAGACGAGCACAGGCAGGCGTCTCTTCTCCTACCTCTGGTCAAATATGATCAGTTCATGGAGAGAAGGAAACGCAAGAAAATGCGCTGAAGGCCACAACAAGATAAGACAAGAACTGGATAAAGAGAGAAGACTGTAAGAATTGGAAATGCCACAAACAAGAACtgtttattaattcattttgtagacaaataaaatggTGAACTTTGAGTTATACATGATATCGTTAATTA from Lates calcarifer isolate ASB-BC8 linkage group LG5, TLL_Latcal_v3, whole genome shotgun sequence includes these protein-coding regions:
- the polr1e gene encoding DNA-directed RNA polymerase I subunit RPA49 encodes the protein MAASCSLVCCGEERDDDKAVIVRFSNGSVRNADKLDFTMYKSADENNPRKKSRRILVAESDRLSYVGNNFGAGSMKCNNLCKYYVGVLNRQTMQMEVHSAQLFNMQPVIPGEADEAAKSQDTTQTYRDKVDSLIEAFGTNKQKRALSSRRLNQVGSDTLHQAVAKAANNVIDQKGLEALQHEVAETESQGDLALHLPPCNADADKPENVYLFDELLSPVEFGALEQAGSKMAALTPEELQKMRDDGGCLCVVNHLEKMPAVGEARDKVARCTFYLSMLLKMARQKSITRKFGQEEGCPRIIQSKLFRTFTVETFNNGRVMNIVSTSMRAKLAAYSLALLLHMDHMTADLTLLHRDLGITEARMIEIAKSMGLTLSRPARGKSEEAGLQDEHRQASLLLPLVKYDQFMERRKRKKMR